In Nitrospinota bacterium, the DNA window ATGACCCCCGGCTCACATGTCGGCTGGAAGGAAAGGTTAAACATCCTGTAAGGGTTATCTTGGATAGAAAAAACAGGATTCCCTTGGCAGCCAGGGTTTTTAATAATAGCCGCTCGCAAAAAGTTATATATGCGACGGGACCTGATATTTCCTCTCGCCGTCTGAAATCATTAACTGATAAAAAGGTTGGAATAATAAAAGTTAAAGTCTCAAAAAATGGATTTAATATAAAACATCTCCTGAAAGAACTGGTAAATTGGGATATCAACTCTATACTGATTGAAGGCGGCGGAGAATTGAATGCCAGTATGGTTGAAGCTGGCGCGGTAGACAGGATAATAACTTTTATTAGTCCTTTACTAATAGGTGGCTCTAAGGCTAGCGGTTTTCTTGGTGGGACTGGGGTGATGGAGGTAAAAAAAGCGATGAGGTTAAAAGATATTACAGTGACTCATATTGGTGAAGACTTAATGGTGGAGGCTACCCCATGTTCAGCGGAATAGTGGAATCGGTGGGAACTATTGGAGAGTTTGTGCAGCAAAACGAAGGTGCTGTGCTTGTTGTTAATACTGAAGAGGAGTTTTCCGGGTTCGTGGATGGTGAGAGCATTGCGGTGAACGGGGTTTGCCTGACGGTTGTAGGCTCAACCCAAACATCCTTCAAATTGGACCTGAGTACTGAAACGCTTGACCGCACGAACTTTAAAAGCCTGGAAAAAGGCGACAAGGTTAACCTGGAGCGATCACTCACACCTTCAACTAAAATTAGCGGTCACTTTGTCAGCGGACATATTGATCGAGTGGGTAAAATAGTGAGCATTGAGGAGAAGCCGGGAGAGGTTTTGTTCCAGTTTTCCCATCCAGAAGAATTGAGTCCCTATATCATGGAAAAAGGTTCCATTGCCCTGGATGGTATTAGCCTGACTGTTTTTGATTGCAAAGATTGCAGGTTTAAGGTTTCCATCATTCCATATACTTTAAGTCATACAAACCTGAGGTGTAGGAAAATCGGCGATTTAATAAATATCGAATGTGATATGATAGGCAAATACGTTTTTAAAGCTTGTGAAACTTTGTTGAAGGGTGATGACAAAAGGCCTTCCCTTGATTTTCTCCGTCAACAAGGCTTCTCAGGGTAAAGGAAATTATGGAAAATATATTCAGCACAATTGAAGAAGCTGTTGAGGATATTCAGCAGGGGAAAATGATTGTCATCGTAGATGACGAGGATCGGGAAAATGAGGGGGACCTGATGGTCGCCGCCGAGAAAGTAACCCCTGATATTATCAATTTCATGGCTAAATTTGGTCGTGGTTTGATTTGCCTCACTCTTACAGAAAATCGAACACGTGAACTGGGCTTGAACATGATGGTTGATGATAACCAGTCTGCTTTTGAAACTCCCTTCACAGTTTCCATTGACGCAAGACATGGTGTGACAACTGGAATATCAGCTGCCGATAGAGCACATACTATTAAAGTAGCGATTGATTCGGAATCTCACAAGGGCGACCTGGTTAAACCTGGGCATATTTTCCCATTGCGCGCCAAAAATGGCGGTGTCCTGGTTCGCATGGGGCAGACAGAAGCATCTGTGGATATTGCACGCATTGCCGGTTTGCAACCTTATGGAGTGATCTGTGAAATCATGAATGATGATGGAACTATGGCAAGAGTCAGTCATCTGAAAGAATTTATAAATCAACATGGTCTTAAAATGATCACCACTAAAGACCTTGCTGAATACAGGCTGAAACAAGAGGCGCTGGTTGAAGAGGTCACATCAACTAATTTGCCCACACATTCTGGTGAATTTCGTTCAGTCGTCTTTAAGAACGTATTGAATGACCAGACACATATAGCACTGGTTAAAGGTGAAATCGATGCCGAGGAGCCGACACTGGTCCGGGTTCATTCCCAATGTTTAACTGGGGATGTTTTTGGTTCCTATCGATGTGATTGTGGTGAACAATTAAAAAAATCAATGGAAATGATAGAGAATGAAGGTAAGGGGGTACTGCTTTACTTATACCAGGAAGGTCGAGGGATAGGTATCGTCAACAAAATGAAAGCCTACGCCTTGCAGGATGAAGGAAAAGACACCGTTCAGGCTAATGAGGAACTCGGGTTTAAACCTGATTTGAGAGACTATGGCATCGGTGCTCAGATCCTTCGAAAGCTGGGTCTCGGAAAAATCAGGATTATGACGAACAACCCCAGAAAAATTGTTGGTCTGGAAGGATATGGCCTGCAAATGACAGAAAGGGTTTCCATCGAAGTGCAGTCCAAAAAAGACAATATAAAATATCTACGGACCAAACAGAAAAAGTTGGGCCATATGTTTCAAAATATTAAATGAACCCTTTGCATGGTTAATTATATTGAAGGTGATGGAAACGCCGAAGGGCTGCGTTTTGGAATTATAGTGAGTCGCTTTAATGACTTGATTACAAGCAACCTGCTCAATGGGGCGCTTTCAGCTCTTAAGGAGCAGAAGGCTGGCGAAGAGGATATTGAGGTTATTCGTGTTCCTGGAGCTTTTGAAATTCCTCAAGCGGCTAAAAAGCTATGTTCAACCAGAAACTTTGACGCCATCATTTGTCTGGGAGCCGTAATTAAAGGTGGCACGCCTCACTTTGAATATATTTCAGCTGAAACCAGTCGAGGGATTAACCAGGTTGGTCTTGAGTTTAATATTCCTGTTTTGTTTGGTGTGTTGACCACGAACAACCTTGAACAGGCGGTGGAAAGATCGAAGCCAGATTCTTCAAATAAGGGCAGAGAAGCAGCGCTGGCGGCTGTTGAAATGGCAAATTTATACAGGAAAACTTGAGGTTTTTATGGGAAAGCGACGCATTGCGAGAGAGTTGGCTTTGAAATTCCTGTACCAAAGCGAATTCAGTGAGGACGACCTTGATACTCAGGTAGAGCAGTTTTGCGAAAGATCAGGTACTCAAACTGAAATCATCGAGTTTATGAAAGTACTGGTCAAAAAGGTTTTTGGCCGTGCTGAAGACATCGATATTCTTCTTAATAAATTTAGTGATCATTGGGCACTGGAACGTATGTCCATGATTGATAGAAGTATCTTGCGTCTGGGTATTTGCGAACTGGTTTTCGAAAGTTCCACCCCTCCCAAAGTAGTTATTAACGAGGCCGTTGAGATTGCCAAAAAATTTGGTACTGAAGATTCCCCGGATTTCATCAACGGTATTCTCGATAAGGTTTTTAAGGAAACCCTTAAACCCACGTCATCCCCTACGCTTAAATAACCCTTTTAATGCGTTACATAATTTTCTCCGATTTACACAGTAACCTCGAAGCCCTGGAGCAGTTTGAAAAAGAAATAGCAACTATTACTTATGACAAACTGGTTTGTCTTGGGGATATTGTAGGTTATGGGGCTGATCCCAATGCCTGCGTTGAGTGGGTGATAAAAAACGTCGATATTTGCATAGCAGGAAATCATGATTGGGCTGCTGTCGAATTGACGGATACCACCTATTTCAACTATTCAGCCTATGAATCCTGCCTATGGACTCGTAATCAACTGAAAGAAAGTCATAAAGAGTTTCTTCGTTCTCTTCCTCTAGATNNNNNNNNNNNNNNNNNNNNNNNNNNNNNNNNNNNNNNNNNNNNNNNNNNNNNNNNNNNNNNNNNNNNNNNNNNNNNNNNNNNNNNNNNNNNNNNNATCATGATTGGGCTGCTGTCGAATTGACGGATACCACCTATTTCAACTATTCAGCCTATGAATCCTGCCTATGGACTCGTAATCAACTGAAAGAAAGTCATAAAGAGTTTCTTCGTTCTCTTCCTCTAGACCTTGAGGAAGGAGGGATATATTGGGTGCATTCATCTCCGTATCAGCCCAAAGCCTGGCATTATATAACCTCAAAAGCAGGTGCAAAACGCAACTTCGAAAGCTTTACAGCTTCCATATGTTTTGTGGGGCATTCCCATAAAACGTTGATTCTCGAAGAGACTGGTGATGGAGAAGTGAAGGAGCATTCCTCAGGTAGCTGGAAAATCGACCCGGAATGTCGTTATATTTTTAACGATGGAAGTTTGGGCCAGCCACGGGACAGAAACCCCGATCCAGCGTTTATGATTTATGATTCTGAAGAAAATACTGTGAAAATCCACCGTTTTAAATACGACCTCAACTCAGCTCAAGGGAAGATACGTGATAGCGGCTTGCCGTTAGACTCAGCCGAGAGGCTGTCGCACGGAAGATAACCTCCTTTAATTTATTGATGGGCTCTATTGACCCTTTGGAGGAGAAATGTTAAGCTGAATCGATAAAACTTCAATAAAATTAATTAGTTAAGGTGTTTGGGCTGAATCGAGGCCTTGCCATGTCAGTTTGTCAATTTCAGATAAAAATTAACAAAGCGTCCCTGATTATAGGGATCTTTATTCTATGTTTGCAGGCATCTTCTGCGTGGGCCGGTAAATCTTATTCAGCCAAAGACCTTTATTATCTGGCGCAAAAATCTTACTACCAGCTCAAAAACTCTCCTGATAGACAACAATACCGCCACCATTGGGAAAAAGTCATTCACCAGTTTTCAAAAGTGATACAACGCTACCCTAAAAGCCAGCAGGCTTACAAGGCTACGTTTACCATTGCCAGTTTGTATCAGGGGTTAAATTCTGTGTCCAAAAATGTCAAGGACCTGAATCAGTCTCTTCGCTACTATAAAAAAGTTTCCAGTGACTTTCAGAAAGGCACTCTTACCGATGATGCCTTGTTTGAGTCGGCAGAGATATATCGTAACAGGCAAAACCTGTCGGCAGCGAAAGGAATCTTCAAAACAATTTTTGAAAAGCACCCAGAGAGTGATCAGGCTGGAAAGGCTCGATTAGAATATAAGAAGCTTGTATCTCTTTCCAGGACGACTCAAAAGAAAGCGGAACCCAAACCAGCTATAAAAAAATCCATAGTCCCCGAAAAAAAGAAAAAAACTCAACCAGCAACAGCGGTTGTGGCTGAAGCATCAAAAAAACGAAAAATACTCCCCAAACCCGTACCGCCGTCTCAAGAAAAAAAAATAACTAAATCTGCTCCATCAAAAAAAGTGGTGGTAGCAAAAAAAACCAGGGCAAAGGTCAAAAAAGTAAAGTTTAAGAAGGATAAAAAAGGGGGATATCTTTATGCCCCTTCTGGTGGTGTTGCTAGCTCTTCGCCTTTAATTGTTGTGGATGCAGGGCATGGAGGTAAAGATCAGGGTGCTAAAAGTGCGAGAGGATTACATGAGAAAAAAGTCAACCTGACCATTGCCCGGCATGTAAAAACCATTTTGGTAAACAGGTTCAAGTATCGTGTAGTGATGACACGAAAGGATGATACATTTATTCCTCTCAAAGAAAGAAGTGCGATAGCCAATAATCGTGATGCAGACCTGTTTGTTTCAATTCATGCTAATGCCGCAGAAAGAAAATCAGCTCATGGTATAGAAACTTATTTCCTGGGTACGGCAAATAACGACCGTGCCCTGGCTGTTGCAGCCAGGGAAAATGGAGAACTGGTTCACTCAGTCAAAGACGACCAGGTTCAGGAAATTTTGGCAAGCCTTATTACAACTACTAAAATAAATGACTCATCCCGACTGGCAGGGGTGGTGCAAAATAACCTGTATAGATCGACCCGGAAAAAGTTCAGAGAATTGAAAAACCTTGGTGTTAAAGAAGGCCCTTTTTATGTCCTCCATGGCGCTGATATGCCCAGTATTCTGGTTGAAGTCGGATTTTTGACCAACCGGAAAGAATCCCGCATGCTTTCCAAGCCTGACTACCTCTACAGGCTGGCTTCCTCCATAGCGGAAGGTATTCATAAATACCTGCAAGATAAGGAACCATCCATTTAAGGAGGAAGCATGACAACCCCAATTATAGCTATCGTTGGCAGGGCCAACGTTGGCAAGTCGACATTATTCAACAAACTCACTCAAAGCCGTTCGGCGATTGTTAATGATACTCCGGGAGTGACTCGTGACCGAATGTATGGTGCCGCAGAAATTAGCAACCGCCCTGTATTAATTGTGGATACGGGTGGTGTTGATGTGGACGTCAACAACCAGATTGAACTCCAGGTGGTGGAACAGGCCAGATGGGCAAGAGACGAGGCAGACTTTGTGATTGTGGTTGTGGATAATCAGGTAGGGTTGACCGGGCCGGATAGAGAAATGATTTCCCAGGTTCGTAAATCAGATAAACCTTTTTGCCTGGCGGTAAATAAAGTTGATTCTCCTACGCAACATTTTATCCATCCTGAGTTTTCTGAGTTGGGACTTGAGAATACCTTTGCTGTGTCAGCGGAGCATGGACCTGGCATTATTGAATTGACGGAAGCCGTTTCCGCATCCCTTCCTGATATGGAAGAGGAACCTGATTTTGATGAGAACACTATACGTATAGCTGTGATTGGCAGGCCTAATGTTGGAAAATCATCATTGATTAATAAATTACTTAATTCTGAACGGTGTATTGTGAGTGATATACCGGGAACAACCCGTGATGCTGTTGATACATCGCTTGAGTGGAACGGTCGGCATTTTATTTTAATCGACACGGCAGGAATAAGACGTAAGGGGAAAACCAGCCAGGTTCTGGACAAGTTCAGCATGGTCATGGCCCTTAAAGCTATGGACCGCTGCGATGTTGCTGTAATGATGCTTGATGCCATGGAACCCATAAGCGATCAGGATGCAACAATCGCAGGTTATGCTCTGGAACGTGGAAAAGGCTGTCTGGTTCTGGGAAATAAATGGGACTTATCCCGTGAAAAAGAAGTTCTGTTTGAGGAGTTCAAAGAAAGGGTGAACCGAAAACTGAAGTTTCTAGAGTTTGCTCCAGTGCTCACAGTGTCTGCAATGACAGGCCTGCGAATTGAAAAGGTCCTGCCTCAGGTTGAACAGGTATTCGAAGAATATTCCCGAAGTATTCCTACTTCAACACTCAATGATTGTTTTGAACGCGCCATTCAGAAAAATCCCATGTCGAATTACAGGGGTAAGTTTATGAAGATGTTTTATGCCACTCAAGTTAAAAAGAGACCACCCACTTTTAAATGTTTTATGAATTTCCCTGAAGGAATACACTTCTCCTATAAACGTTACTTGATAAACAGTCTTAGAAAACAATTCGGATTTACCGGAACCCCTGTTCGTCTCGTATTATCTGGAAAAAGAAAAGGAATAGACATTTAATAAACCTTGACTTTTTTCGTATTGTCCTGACTTCCCGTTAATAACTTCTCCCCATTATTTTTATGATTTTTTGTTCTGCATACAATGGAAATAACTTTCTCTGATATAGGTTCAAGTTTTTCCTGGTTATGGAGCTAATCGCTTTTAAATGAACTGGGTAGGAAAAATATCATCCGGTTTTTCACTTAGAGTTAACCCTTGTTTTTTAGTGATGGCTTGAAATATTCTTTGTATTTATTAAATTAACGGCCTATAAAGTTTTGACTTTTGCTGTGAAATTTGGAATGTTTATAGTTTATAAGACCAATATTGCAGTTCATTGACATAGGCTTTTGTTTCATGATTTGAGAGAGTGGGGTGAACGTTCCTGATTGCGGGTGATCCATTTACCAGACGAGGTAAGTATGAAACAATATAAACTTCAGGATATCAGAAATATTGGATTGGTTGGCCATGGTGGATCTGGAAAGACGTCTTTAGCCGAGGCGATTTTGTACTTTTCCGGAGTCTCTGATCGGTTGGGACAAGTGGGTGATGTCTCATCGGTTATGGATTATGATCCGGATGAAGTGAAGCGTGGACATTCTATTGATGCCTCTGTCGCGTTTTGTGAAGTGAATGCGACAAAGATAAACCTGGTTGATATGCCGGGAAACAGTAACTTCATTTCTGATATACCTGCCTGCCTGAAAGTGGTCGATGGTTTGATTTTTGTGATCAGTGCTGATGAAGGGGTTCAGTTTTATACAGAAAAAATTTGGAACTGGGCCGATGAGTTAAACCTGCCAAGAATCATTTTCATTAATAAGCTTGATCATGACAGGGCCAATATAGCCCCAATCCTGGAAGCCATTAAGAATAAATTCAAAAAAAACCCGGTTTATATGCAACTCCCGAATTCTACTGGAGACGCGTTTTCCGGGATAGTTGATCTTATCGATAACCATTATGTTTCCTATGATAAAGGCAGTAAGGGTGAAGGAAAAGCAGGGGAAACACCAGCTGATATTAAGGATGAAATGGAAATTAGCCATGGTGACTTGATGGAAGCGGTAGCGGAAGTCGATGATGATTTAATTGAAGTGTATCTGGAGCAGGGGGAATTGACCGAAGAAGAATTCTCGAAAGGATTAAAGGAGGGTATTCAAGCTGGTCAGTTAATTCCTGTATTAGGTGGGTCTGCTCTGAATAATATGGGTGTAGATTTATTGCTCAAGGCTGCAGTGAAATATTTACCATCCCCTGATATCAGATCTCCTGCGATGGCAAAGCGGTTGAAGGATGATGCCGAGGTTCCATGTGCTGCAAATGAAGGTAAACCATCTTCCGGTCTGGTTTTTAAAACTATTGCCGATCCTTATGCTGGCAAACTGACTTTGTTCAGAATGTTTTCCGGGTCTCTTAAAGGTGATTCCACGGTATATAACTCTACCCGGGACGTGAATGAACGTGTGGGACAGTTATATATGCTTCAGGGCAAAAAACAGGTGCAAGTTTCGGAAATTCCGGAAGGTGATATGGGCACTGTGGCTAAGCTAAAGTCAACCATTACGGGTGATACGCTTTCTGATTCAGATGAGAAGGTAGTATTTCCTCCTATATCCTTTCCAATGCCTGTTTTTTCACGTGCTCTCGAACCTAAAACAAGAGCTGATGAGGAAAAAATCAGTGGTTCCCTGAACAGGTTGTTGGAAGAAGATATGACTTTGAAGATGGAGAGAAATGCACAAACCGGGCAGTTATTGCTCTCTGGTTTGGGGCAGGTTCACTTTGATGTAACACTTGAGCGATTGAAACGACGTTTTGGTGTAGAAGTGAATGTTAAGGCACCCAAAGTTCCCTATCGAGAAGCGATTAAGGGAACTACAAAGGTGCAGGGAAAATATAAAAAGCAAACTGGCGGGAAAGGTCAGTTTGGTGACACCTGGATAGAAATTTCTCCCTTGAAAAGAGGAGAAGGTTATATTTTCGAAGATAAAATTGTTGGAGGTGCTATACCGAAAACATATATTCCCGCTGTTGACAAGGGAATACAGGAAGCTATGGAGGGTGGTGTCATTGCTCATTATCCTATGGTTGATGTGAAGGTCAGTTTATATGACGGGTCTTACCATAATGTAGACTCTTCGGAAATGGCTTTTAAGATTGCTGGTTCTCTAGGGTTCAAAAAAGGTGTAATGGATTGTAAACCGATTCTTATTGAGCCGATCATGAATATGGAAATCATTGTTCCCAGTGATAATGTCGGGGATATTATGGGCGATATCAACTCCAAGCGTGGCAAAATTCAGGGGATCGATCCGGGGGAGGACACTCAAACCATCCGCGCCCATGTGCCGATGGCTGAAATTTTAAATTTTTTTTTTATGTTTGTTATGGAATACGATCACTATGAAGACGTTCCAGAGCATTTGATGCAAAAGATTATCGATGAAGCCAATCAGGCTTATGAAGAAAAGTCTGCTCACTGACGAATTATTAATAGCAAGCTTTTTTCTGAGGAACAATATTGAATAAAGCCGATTCAAATGGAACGCTGGTGAAGGCTGATATTGTGGACCAGGTTTATGAAAAAGTCGGGTTCACACGTCAGGAAGCCGCTCAGGCCGTGGAGATTTTATTTGATGAAATTAAATCTGAACTATCTCATGGCAATAATGTGCGCATTTCAAGGTTTGCCAGCTTTATTTTGCGGAAGAAAAATGCCCGAAATGCCCGAAACCCAAAAACCGGTGAGACAATCCGTATAAGACCCAGGACCGTCTTAACCTTTAAACCCAGTAGACAATTACTGGACTCTACCAACCAATCTACTTGTGATGACAGCTCTGATTCCTGATAAATTATTCTTTAAAATTGGCGAAGTCGCTGACCTTGCTGGTGTAGAACAACATGTTTTGCGCTATTGGGAGGATGAAATAGATTCTTTGAAACCGACTAAAAACAAGTCAGGACAAAGATTGTATCAAAAAAAAGATGTTGAGTTGGTTCTGGAAATCAAGCGCCTTCTCTATAAAGAAAAGTTTACTATCGCTGGAGCTAAAAATAAACTCAAGAGCTTTAAACGAAAAGGTACACAGATGGATTTTGCTTATGATCGTGAATCTTTTCTGGAATGGAAACAGGAGATGAAAAGTGATTTGGAGTTTATATTAAAAACTCTTGATGATAATAATGACTGAAATATAACTATTGATGAAAACAAAAAACCTCCTGGTATTACCAGGAGGTTTTTTTTATGAGACAAGATCCTGAGTTTAAGAAAACGCTTTTTTAGCAACTTCTACCAGGGCATCAATCGTCCTACAACCTAGTAGCTCCGCATCTTCCCTGGCGACCTGTTCGCCGTTTGCATCCACTGCAATTACTGACCGATGCAGATAGCGGCTTTTAACCCCTTCCAGAGTTAATTTGTTGGCATTGCCAAACTCCTGGTTAACATCCTGAAACAGGTTGGGCAGGCCTCGGCCTGCATTACTTAAAATATCTGTTCCTACCACAACAATGACTTCATCCGCACCTGCGGCTTTGAATTTATCCTGATTATCTTTAACAAGATCAAATTCCTTGTTGCAGAAACCACCAGCTCCAGGAAGAGTGATGATAAGCCGCTTGCCATTAAAATCATCAATAGACAATTCCTGTTCCAATGGTGTGGAGGCGGCATTTTCTACCGACCATTCCGGGTTTAACCTGATTAACTTAGCATCCTTACCTGGCAGTGTTGCCATAGAGAGACCTCCGTAAATTTAGATTGATATAAGACATTTTTAAGATGTCTGAACGTCTAGAAAGATGCAAAAATTGTTCAAATTATTCTTCAGTATAAAATTTTAGCTAAAATATTGATTTTATTAACCTATCATGTCTATAGCTAAATAAAAGTTAATCTGTTAACCTAAAGTTATTGGTCATATTGGAGTTTAATAAGTAAATGTATAAATCGACGTTTGTTTGCTGGATTTTGCTTGCCAATCTTTTATGCGTGAATGCTTCCTGGGGGCAGGATGCTGATCGGCCTTTTTATGAGTATCCCGGTGATTATCGACAACAGGTCAACCAGTTAAAAAGTGATTTCAAATCACGATTTGGTTATGAACTGCTGGATATGGAATTGAGCTGGAAACCTGAAGAAATCAAAGAACTCGCACTTGCATTTTCCCGGCTGCCCGATACTTTCTTGCGTATACCCGGGGTTACTGGGATTTATCACTTTAGCAAGTTGCGAGCGGCTCCTGAAGGAATGCCTGTGGATGATATTCCTGCTGCTACTTTTCCCAGTTTTCAAACTGTCTATCGAAACTCTGACTTGTCTTATCATGTCGAAGTGGATGACCAGAAGCCGCGTATTGAATTTTATAATCCTTTATTTTATGAAGACCGGAATAGGTTTCAGAACATTGTTCAACATGAAATGGCACATATTTTTGATACCTTTCAAGGATTCCTTTCTTTTTCAAAAGAATGGATGAAAATTGCTAAATTTAGTTTGGTTCACCTGCCTGCTTTGGATGGGCGGCCGGGAGACGATTACTTGTTTGCTGCTTTAAACGATCCTGAAGTCAAGCACTATGCTCCTGTTTCTACCCGTCAGCTTTCTACGTATTCCCGACAGAACCTTCAGGAAGATTTTGCCAACTCCGTTGCTGCGTATATCAACTATCCATATTTCCGCTATAGCCACCCTGAAAGATATCAGTATTTAAAGGACAAAGTATTTGGTGGTAAAGAGTATTTCCCGAAAGCTGACATGAATTATCGCGATAAGGTTATTAATGACTTTGAAAATGCTGTATCAATCAAGGATTGGGATGCTGTAATTAGTATTGCCCGGGAAGTAGGTCGCGATTACGAATCTAATATTGAGTCAGAATTGATCGGAAAAATTGAAAAAACGCTGGATAATTCACCGGATTCTGTGAGGGATACGAAGTTGGGTGCAGCATCCTGCTATTTATACAACCCTGGAGCATTGAATATTCGCAGAAATCTGATTCGCAAAAAAAGAGTAGTATTGCAAAAGCTTCTGGAATTAAGGCGTTGTAGAATCATGTCGCGACGTTCTTTTGAAAAAGATTTGGCTTTGTGGACCATGCGGAGTATTTATTTTTTTAAAAGCAAAGGTAAGCCTCAACTCCAGTTTCTTGATCCGGCTTTGCCTGTAGCCGGCGCGAGAGGATTTGAAACCCGTTACTTATGGAGAGTTTTTTATGAAGGCAGCAACGTACATGTAGCCGAAGGCTCTTATAAGGTGGAAGGGGTAAGGTCGGGTTCAATAAGAATTGACCTGGAAAAAAGTGTTGTTGGAGTCTTGAACCTGCCTGCCAAAAAACCCCTGATTCTGGAACTGGGTGCCCAGCGGGTCCATCCTCGAGAATTTAAAAAGCTGAATAGTAAGACAGCTAAAATCAGGTTTGTCATACAACCTGGTTTTAACTATGAGGCGGGTATCAATCCTGATATAAAGGTTGTTTATCCAGAGCGTCCCGAATTTGGAAATTTAAACTGATGTCAGGTGATAGACCGGACCATTCGGTAGGCCATATTGAGATGGGCATATTTAGAAGGCCAGACTTTCATCCCGTCTTCGTATTGAATGACCAGAGCCGATGAGTCTCGCTCTTCCACTGTCCAGGTAGTGCCCGCGCTACCAGGCTCAAAGATTGAGTGCAGGTAGATTTCATCGCCATATTTGTCTGTGTTTTTGTAGTTCAGATCGAATAATGACCATGCTTCTTCTTCAGTTGGGTAACGCCAATTCTCGTAACCTGCAAACCTTTCCATATTGGTGATTTCGACATAATCCTGGCCTTTAAACCAGTTGAGCCATTTCTTTGTGTCTTGGAAGGAGTCTGTTTTTCTCCACATCACTTTTACTTGTTCATCGGTGATAGTTCCATCTCCGTTATCTATAAACCTTTTATTTCCCATAAACTTACTTTCTTAAATTGTTCGTGTTGCGAGCAGAGTTTGCCTTATAAAGGACTATTGAATCTTTTTAAACGCCTGAATCAGAATTCTGCATTATAGGCCTTCAGCTTGGTTACCAGCCCTGACCTTTTACCCCATAGGTCCGACTTCCTGTAGCTCCATTTTGCAAATAACCTTCTAAATCGTCCTTCTCATTTGATTCGGATGATGATTGTGTTGTGTTCAAACTTGTTTTTATAGAGTTGATAATAAATTGTTTCAACTCTTGCTCATCACCTTTGAACCGGTTTTCAAGTTGTTGATAAAGATCTTGATCTATTTTCAGGGTTATTTTTTTCGACATGGGTTCTTTCGGTCAATAATTTTAGAATAAATATATTTTAAAACAAAACCTGTTGGAATAAAAGCAGCTGATTTGGATCAGGAGAGTGTGGTTTGGTGCGAGCTGTGAGCACGAGAGTTTTTCGATTCCAGTACCAGGGGTGAGTAGGGGAGGTCTATGACAAAAATTGTACCTTTGGGGTGGTTGTCTTTAACCTGAATAGAGCCATTATGGTCAATGATAATCCTGTTTACAATGGCCAGGCCCAAACCTGTTCCCCGTTTT includes these proteins:
- a CDS encoding riboflavin synthase, which produces MFSGIVESVGTIGEFVQQNEGAVLVVNTEEEFSGFVDGESIAVNGVCLTVVGSTQTSFKLDLSTETLDRTNFKSLEKGDKVNLERSLTPSTKISGHFVSGHIDRVGKIVSIEEKPGEVLFQFSHPEELSPYIMEKGSIALDGISLTVFDCKDCRFKVSIIPYTLSHTNLRCRKIGDLINIECDMIGKYVFKACETLLKGDDKRPSLDFLRQQGFSG
- a CDS encoding bifunctional 3,4-dihydroxy-2-butanone-4-phosphate synthase/GTP cyclohydrolase II is translated as MFSTIEEAVEDIQQGKMIVIVDDEDRENEGDLMVAAEKVTPDIINFMAKFGRGLICLTLTENRTRELGLNMMVDDNQSAFETPFTVSIDARHGVTTGISAADRAHTIKVAIDSESHKGDLVKPGHIFPLRAKNGGVLVRMGQTEASVDIARIAGLQPYGVICEIMNDDGTMARVSHLKEFINQHGLKMITTKDLAEYRLKQEALVEEVTSTNLPTHSGEFRSVVFKNVLNDQTHIALVKGEIDAEEPTLVRVHSQCLTGDVFGSYRCDCGEQLKKSMEMIENEGKGVLLYLYQEGRGIGIVNKMKAYALQDEGKDTVQANEELGFKPDLRDYGIGAQILRKLGLGKIRIMTNNPRKIVGLEGYGLQMTERVSIEVQSKKDNIKYLRTKQKKLGHMFQNIK
- a CDS encoding 6,7-dimethyl-8-ribityllumazine synthase gives rise to the protein MVNYIEGDGNAEGLRFGIIVSRFNDLITSNLLNGALSALKEQKAGEEDIEVIRVPGAFEIPQAAKKLCSTRNFDAIICLGAVIKGGTPHFEYISAETSRGINQVGLEFNIPVLFGVLTTNNLEQAVERSKPDSSNKGREAALAAVEMANLYRKT
- the nusB gene encoding transcription antitermination factor NusB codes for the protein MGKRRIARELALKFLYQSEFSEDDLDTQVEQFCERSGTQTEIIEFMKVLVKKVFGRAEDIDILLNKFSDHWALERMSMIDRSILRLGICELVFESSTPPKVVINEAVEIAKKFGTEDSPDFINGILDKVFKETLKPTSSPTLK
- a CDS encoding metallophosphoesterase → MRYIIFSDLHSNLEALEQFEKEIATITYDKLVCLGDIVGYGADPNACVEWVIKNVDICIAGNHDWAAVELTDTTYFNYSAYESCLWTRNQLKESHKEFLRSLPLD
- a CDS encoding metallophosphoesterase family protein gives rise to the protein MTDTTYFNYSAYESCLWTRNQLKESHKEFLRSLPLDLEEGGIYWVHSSPYQPKAWHYITSKAGAKRNFESFTASICFVGHSHKTLILEETGDGEVKEHSSGSWKIDPECRYIFNDGSLGQPRDRNPDPAFMIYDSEENTVKIHRFKYDLNSAQGKIRDSGLPLDSAERLSHGR
- a CDS encoding tetratricopeptide repeat protein — encoded protein: MSVCQFQIKINKASLIIGIFILCLQASSAWAGKSYSAKDLYYLAQKSYYQLKNSPDRQQYRHHWEKVIHQFSKVIQRYPKSQQAYKATFTIASLYQGLNSVSKNVKDLNQSLRYYKKVSSDFQKGTLTDDALFESAEIYRNRQNLSAAKGIFKTIFEKHPESDQAGKARLEYKKLVSLSRTTQKKAEPKPAIKKSIVPEKKKKTQPATAVVAEASKKRKILPKPVPPSQEKKITKSAPSKKVVVAKKTRAKVKKVKFKKDKKGGYLYAPSGGVASSSPLIVVDAGHGGKDQGAKSARGLHEKKVNLTIARHVKTILVNRFKYRVVMTRKDDTFIPLKERSAIANNRDADLFVSIHANAAERKSAHGIETYFLGTANNDRALAVAARENGELVHSVKDDQVQEILASLITTTKINDSSRLAGVVQNNLYRSTRKKFRELKNLGVKEGPFYVLHGADMPSILVEVGFLTNRKESRMLSKPDYLYRLASSIAEGIHKYLQDKEPSI